GGGAAGCGAAAAGGAGGAAGAATCAGCGCTCATGGCCGAGCGATGTGGCACAGTTGCCGGGCGGTTGACAGCCCCTCGGTCCGCAAGGCCGTTGCTGGCGCATTCCCAGGGGACTGGCACATTGAAGGAGAGGATATATGAGCGACGAACCCGAATCCGTCCGCGAGATCTTCATTACCCGGCTGATCGATGCCCCTGCCCATCTGGTCTTCGACGCCCATGCCGATCCGGTGCATGTGAAACGCTGGTTCGGGCCGATCGGCTGGCCGCTTACAAAATGCGAGATGGATTTTCGGGTGGGAGGCCGCTTCCGGTTCCAGATGACCAATGACGAGGGCGAACTGGGTCCGCCCTTTGGCGGCACCTATATGGAGATCCTGCCCAATCAGCGCATCCGCTATGACAATCGTTTCGAGGAACCCGGATCGCCGGTGATGGTGACGACGATCAGCTTTGCCGAGGATGCGGAGGGGCGGACGCTGCTGACCCATCATACCGTCTTCGAGAGCAAGGCAATGCGGGATGAATATCTGGACGTCGGCTTCGAGGAAGGGACGAACAGCGGGCTGGATCAGCTGGAAGGGGTCGTGGCGGAACTGGCGGCGGAGATGGGCGGGGGTTAGAGCATTTTCGAGTTGACTGTTTACGGTCAACGGCTCGGAAAATGCGGCAACAAAAAACGGAAGCGTTTTCCCTTATCCGGAAAACGCTTCACCCCGCCCTTCCCCCGGATCAGCGATTGCCCAGATCACCCTGCCCGACCGTGCCGCTCGCCATTTCGAGCATGCGGTCGAGGCTCTTCTTCGCGCCGAGGCGCAGTTCCTCGTCCATTTCGATGCGCGGCTGGAGGTCGCGGAGCGCCAGATAGAGCTTTTCCATCGTGTTGAGCGCCATGTACGGGCAGATATTGCAGTTGCAATTGCCGTCCGCGCCGGGCGCGCCGATGAACGTCTTTTCCGGCACCGCCTTCTGCATCTGATGGATGATATGCGGTTCGGTGGCGACGATCAGCGTGTCGCCGGGCATGGTCTTCGAGAATTCAAGAATGCCGCTGGTCGAACCCACATAATCGGCATGGTCGACGATATAGGGCGGGCATTCCGGGTGCGCGGCGATCGGCGCGTCGGGATGCTGGCCCTTGAGCTTCAGCAATTCGGTTTCGCTGAACGCCTCATGCACGATGCAAACGCCCGGCCAGAGCAGCATGTCGCGGCCCAGCTTGCGCTTCAGATAGCCGCCCAGATGCTTGTCAGGGCCGAAGATGATCTTCTGGTCCTTCGGAATCTGCGCCAGGATCTTTTCCGCCGAGGAGGAGGTGACGATGATGTCGCTCAATGCCTTCACCTCGGCCGAGCAGTTGATGTAGCTCAAGGCGATATGATCGGGATGGGCTTCGCGAAAGGCCTTGAACTGCGTCGGGGGACAGCTGTCCTCCAGTGAACAACCCGCGTCCATGTCGGGCAGCACGACGATCTTTTCCGGCGAAAGAATCTTCGCGGTTTCCGCCATGAAGCGCACGCCGCAGAAAGCGATGACGTCCGCATCCGTCTCCGCCGCCTTGCGCGAGAGTTCCAGGGAATCGCCGACGAAATCGGACAGGTCCTGAATTTCCGGTTTCTGATAATAATGGCCCAGGATGACGGCATTGCGTTCCTTGCGCAGCCGATCGATCTCCGCGCGCAGGTCGATCCCCTGCGGGATGGTGGTCATTGCAGTCATGTCCCTAACTCCTCTCGGCCTCCATGCGCGCCCCTAGCGGGCCTGCCGCCTGTTGGCCAGTACCTCATTGATCGGTGTGGTGACGTCCCATTGCTCGGGGTTGCGCTTCGCCCGTTCCGGCGGGAAGGTGACGATCACCCGCGCATCGCCATAGCCCAAGGCCCCGAGCGGCGCGCCGAGCAGCTTGCCCAGCGCAGCGCGG
This region of Sphingobium sp. EM0848 genomic DNA includes:
- a CDS encoding SRPBCC domain-containing protein, with amino-acid sequence MSDEPESVREIFITRLIDAPAHLVFDAHADPVHVKRWFGPIGWPLTKCEMDFRVGGRFRFQMTNDEGELGPPFGGTYMEILPNQRIRYDNRFEEPGSPVMVTTISFAEDAEGRTLLTHHTVFESKAMRDEYLDVGFEEGTNSGLDQLEGVVAELAAEMGGG
- the nadA gene encoding quinolinate synthase NadA → MTAMTTIPQGIDLRAEIDRLRKERNAVILGHYYQKPEIQDLSDFVGDSLELSRKAAETDADVIAFCGVRFMAETAKILSPEKIVVLPDMDAGCSLEDSCPPTQFKAFREAHPDHIALSYINCSAEVKALSDIIVTSSSAEKILAQIPKDQKIIFGPDKHLGGYLKRKLGRDMLLWPGVCIVHEAFSETELLKLKGQHPDAPIAAHPECPPYIVDHADYVGSTSGILEFSKTMPGDTLIVATEPHIIHQMQKAVPEKTFIGAPGADGNCNCNICPYMALNTMEKLYLALRDLQPRIEMDEELRLGAKKSLDRMLEMASGTVGQGDLGNR